In one Thioclava sp. ES.031 genomic region, the following are encoded:
- the fumC gene encoding class II fumarate hydratase: MTATRTETDSFGPLEVPADKYWGAQTQRSIMNFPIGWERQPVPIIRALGVIKKACAMANKAQGKMDAKIADAIIEAAGEVIEGKFDDNFPLVVWQTGSGTQSNMNANEVISNRAIEILGGEMGSKDPVHPNDHCNMGQSSNDTFPTAMHVGIAMQTRDVLLPGLRKLHAALEAKSEDFKDIIKIGRTHTQDATPLTLGQEFSGYAHQVQKGIERVEASLGDIYELAQGGTAVGTGLNTQVGWAETVAANMAEITDLPFVTAPNKFEALAAHDAMVMFSGALKTVAASLFKIANDIRLLGSGPRCGLGELILPENEPGSSIMPGKVNPTQAEALTMVCAHVMGNDAAVGFAGSQGHFELNVYNPMMSYNVLQSMQLLGDSASAFTDNMVAGIEANEPRIEKLLHESLMLVTALAPTIGYDNATKVAKTAHKNGTTLKEEAIKLGFVDEETFDKVVRPEQMIGPKA, encoded by the coding sequence ATGACCGCGACCCGCACCGAGACCGACAGCTTCGGCCCGCTTGAAGTTCCCGCCGACAAATATTGGGGCGCGCAGACGCAGCGCTCGATCATGAACTTCCCGATCGGCTGGGAGCGCCAGCCCGTCCCGATCATCCGCGCCCTCGGCGTGATCAAGAAAGCCTGCGCGATGGCCAACAAGGCGCAGGGCAAGATGGACGCGAAGATCGCCGATGCGATCATCGAGGCCGCGGGCGAAGTGATCGAAGGCAAGTTCGACGACAACTTCCCGCTGGTGGTCTGGCAGACCGGCTCGGGCACGCAGTCGAACATGAACGCGAACGAGGTGATCTCGAACCGCGCGATCGAAATCCTCGGCGGCGAGATGGGCTCGAAAGACCCGGTCCACCCGAACGATCACTGCAATATGGGGCAGTCCTCGAACGACACGTTCCCGACCGCGATGCATGTCGGGATCGCGATGCAGACGCGCGACGTGCTGTTGCCCGGTCTGCGCAAGCTGCACGCGGCGCTGGAAGCCAAGTCCGAGGATTTCAAGGACATCATCAAGATCGGCCGCACGCACACGCAGGACGCGACGCCGCTGACCCTTGGTCAGGAATTCTCCGGCTACGCCCATCAGGTGCAAAAGGGGATCGAGCGCGTCGAAGCCTCGCTCGGCGACATCTACGAACTGGCCCAGGGCGGCACCGCCGTCGGCACCGGTCTGAACACGCAAGTGGGCTGGGCCGAGACGGTCGCGGCGAACATGGCCGAGATCACCGACCTGCCCTTCGTCACCGCGCCGAACAAGTTCGAAGCGCTGGCCGCGCATGACGCGATGGTGATGTTCTCGGGCGCGCTGAAGACCGTGGCCGCCTCGCTCTTCAAGATCGCCAATGACATCCGCCTGCTGGGCTCGGGCCCGCGCTGCGGTCTGGGCGAGCTGATCCTGCCGGAAAACGAGCCGGGCTCCTCGATCATGCCGGGCAAGGTGAACCCGACGCAGGCCGAAGCGCTGACCATGGTCTGCGCGCATGTCATGGGCAATGACGCTGCCGTCGGTTTCGCCGGCTCGCAGGGTCATTTCGAGCTCAACGTCTACAACCCGATGATGAGCTACAACGTGCTGCAATCGATGCAGCTTCTGGGCGACAGCGCCTCGGCCTTTACCGACAACATGGTCGCGGGCATCGAGGCCAACGAACCGCGCATCGAGAAGCTGCTGCACGAGTCGCTGATGCTGGTCACCGCGCTCGCGCCGACCATCGGCTACGACAACGCGACCAAGGTCGCGAAGACCGCGCATAAGAACGGCACCACGCTGAAGGAAGAAGCGATCAAGCTTGGCTTCGTCGACGAGGAAACCTTCGACAAGGTCGTGCGTCCCGAGCAGATGATCGGCCCGAAAGCCTGA
- a CDS encoding ester cyclase, with protein sequence MASEPLDRDTLLSLYHGYLDCLNAQDWARLCEFVHPEVTHNARPLGLAGYQAMLEDDHRAIPDLHFRAETLVADPPVIAARLHFDCTPAGTLFDLPVNGRRVTFDEHVFYRITDGRIREVHSLIDRDAIAAQI encoded by the coding sequence GTGGCTTCGGAGCCTCTGGACCGCGACACGCTCCTCTCGCTCTATCACGGCTATCTTGACTGCTTGAACGCTCAAGACTGGGCGCGTCTTTGTGAGTTCGTGCATCCGGAGGTCACGCATAACGCGCGCCCGCTCGGCCTCGCAGGGTATCAAGCGATGCTCGAGGACGACCATCGTGCGATCCCCGACCTGCACTTCCGCGCAGAAACGCTCGTGGCCGATCCGCCGGTGATCGCCGCCCGGCTGCATTTCGACTGCACGCCCGCGGGAACACTCTTCGACCTGCCGGTGAACGGCCGCCGCGTGACCTTCGACGAACATGTCTTCTATCGCATCACCGATGGCCGCATCCGCGAGGTGCATTCCCTGATCGACCGAGATGCGATCGCCGCACAGATCTGA
- a CDS encoding SspB family protein — protein sequence MTQSIDYGNLMHHAMRGLIQTVLSDIAANGLPGEHHFFITFDTRHPDAELADWLRERYPEEMTIVIQNWYDNFEVGEDGFSITLNFGNSPEPLYVPLDAITTFVDPSVEFGLRFETQEYDEDDEIEEDEVAEEEEAAPAERGEAEVVSLDQFRK from the coding sequence ATGACGCAATCCATTGATTACGGCAACCTGATGCATCACGCGATGCGCGGGCTGATCCAGACAGTGCTGAGCGACATCGCAGCCAATGGTCTGCCCGGCGAGCACCACTTCTTCATCACCTTCGACACCCGTCATCCCGATGCCGAGCTGGCCGATTGGCTGCGCGAGCGCTACCCCGAGGAAATGACCATCGTCATCCAGAACTGGTATGACAATTTCGAAGTGGGCGAGGACGGGTTCTCGATCACGCTGAATTTCGGCAATTCGCCCGAGCCGCTCTACGTGCCGCTCGACGCGATTACCACTTTCGTCGATCCTTCCGTCGAATTCGGCCTGCGTTTCGAGACGCAGGAATATGACGAAGACGACGAAATCGAAGAGGATGAGGTGGCCGAGGAGGAAGAGGCCGCCCCCGCCGAGCGTGGCGAGGCCGAGGTCGTCAGCCTCGATCAATTCCGCAAGTAA
- a CDS encoding nuclear transport factor 2 family protein — protein sequence MSRLARIETWLHAVWGEGRLDEVDGLFDAEAQTNGLMPGLELRPQEFRDLVPALRAHLQDIKITVLRHVETEDWLWTLLKIAGKSAHSARAVEFTGQLTMRFRGDRIVEAYNNYDVIALFEALEMMPRDTVALCLSGEVLG from the coding sequence GCGAGGATCGAAACGTGGCTCCATGCCGTATGGGGCGAGGGGCGGCTGGACGAGGTCGACGGGCTGTTCGACGCCGAGGCGCAGACCAATGGGCTGATGCCGGGGCTCGAATTGCGACCGCAGGAGTTTCGCGATCTGGTGCCGGCGTTGCGGGCGCATCTGCAGGATATCAAGATCACCGTGCTGCGCCATGTCGAGACGGAGGACTGGCTTTGGACACTTCTCAAAATCGCTGGAAAATCGGCACACTCGGCGCGCGCGGTGGAATTCACCGGGCAACTGACGATGCGGTTTCGCGGCGACAGGATCGTGGAGGCGTATAATAATTACGATGTGATCGCGCTCTTCGAGGCGTTGGAGATGATGCCGCGCGACACCGTCGCGCTGTGCCTGTCGGGCGAAGTGCTGGGATAA